One Rosa chinensis cultivar Old Blush chromosome 5, RchiOBHm-V2, whole genome shotgun sequence genomic region harbors:
- the LOC112203862 gene encoding probable methyltransferase At1g27930 translates to MKHRSTLTSEKTGLLAAVLVFFIGAALFISSLTETGNSFFCSLPIFGKDDNAPTAIQLQAILHYATSRTTPQQSKDEISVSFEVLKSRAPCNFLVFGLGHDSLMWASFNPHGPTLFLEEDPKWVKNVLNKAPQLRAVHVNYRTQLKQANDLLLSYKSEATCRPSETVLRGNTQCKLALSNLPDEVYEREWDLIMIDAPRGWFAEAPGRMGAIFSAAVMARKRQGPGSTHVFLHDIDRKVEKAFAEEFLCRKYLVNAVGRLWHFVIPSAVDVTNADNKHFC, encoded by the coding sequence ATGAAGCATCGGAGCACTCTAACATCGGAGAAGACGGGTCTCCTAGCTgcagttttggttttctttatTGGTGCTGCTTTGTTCATCTCCAGCCTCACCGAAACTGGAAACTCATTCTTTTGCTCTTTACCCATTTTTGGCAAGGACGATAATGCCCCCACAGCGATTCAACTACAGGCAATTCTCCATTACGCAACATCTCGAACAACGCCGCAGCAGTCCAAGGATGAGATTAGCGTCTCCTTTGAGGTCTTGAAATCACGAGCGCCATGCAACTTCCTCGTATTTGGTCTCGGCCACGACTCGCTGATGTGGGCCTCATTTAACCCACATGGCCCGACGTTGTTCCTCGAGGAGGACCCCAAGTGGGTCAAGAATGTCTTAAACAAGGCGCCGCAGCTGCGTGCGGTACATGTGAACTACCGCACGCAGCTCAAGCAAGCGAACGACCTACTATTGTCGTACAAATCAGAAGCGACGTGTAGGCCGTCCGAGACAGTGCTACGTGGCAACACACAGTGCAAGTTAGCGCTGAGCAACCTACCAGATGAGGTGTACGAGAGGGAGTGGGACCTGATTATGATCGATGCGCCTCGGGGTTGGTTTGCCGAGGCGCCTGGTCGAATGGGTGCTATATTCTCAGCTGCTGTCATGGCCAGGAAGAGGCAGGGACCGGGCTCGACGCACGTGTTCTTGCATGACATTGATCGAAAGGTGGAGAAGGCTTTTGCGGAGGAGTTCTTGTGCCGTAAGTATCTTGTGAACGCCGTGGGGAGGCTGTGGCATTTTGTGATTCCGTCTGCCGTTGATGTCACCAACGCTGACAACAAGCATTTTTGTTAA